TGGCAGCTGCGGACAGCCGCTCTTCGCCCGGTACGCCCCAGTGGCCCGACACACGCCGCTGGCCGATCGCTGGGACATGTGGCGGTACGCCCCCTTCATGCCCCTGCTGGCAGGGGAATCGCCGGTCACACTCGGTGAGGGGCTGACGCCCCTGATCGACGCGCCGGCACTCGCCCAGGCGGTGGGCGTGCGGAAACTGTGGATCAAGGACGAGGCGCAGAACCCTACCGGATCGTTCAAGGCGCGCGGTATGAGCGCCGCCGTTACCCGCGCCCGCGCGGCCGGGGTGCCGGGGCTGGTGGTGCCGACCGCCGGGAACGCTGGCGCCGCCCTCGCCGCGTACGCTGCCGCGGCCGAAATGAAGGTGCGGGTGATTGCCCCACGCACCACGCCGCGCCCCATTCTCGATACCATCGACGCCATGGGCGCCGAGCTCGTTCGCATCGATGGGCATATCGGTGACGCCGGCAAGATGGCGCTGGCCTACGCCGCCGAGTCCGGCTACTTCGCCATCTCCACGCTGCGTGAGCCGTATCGGGTGGAAGGGATGAAGACGATGGGGTTCGAGCTGGCCGAACAGTTGGGCTGGCGTGTGCCCGACGTGGTGGTCTATCCCACCGGTGGCGGTGAGGGGACGGTAGGAATCTGGAAGGCGCTGCAGGAGCTGGCCGCCGGTGGCTGGATCGCCGCTGATCGCGTGCAGCCCCAGTACGTGGTGGCGCAGGCCGCAGGGTGTGCGCCCATTGCACGGGCGTTCGACGCTGGTGCCGACAAGGCGGAACCGTGGGTAGACCCGGTCACCCACGCGAGCGGTTTGCGGGTGCCGTCGCCACTCGGCGATCGGCTGGTGCTGCGCATCATGCGGGAAACCGGCGGGTTTGCCGCCACGGCCACCGAAGAGGCGATCCGCGAATGGACGCGGGTCCTGGCCACCGCCACGGGCATCGACGCGGCACCGGAGGACGGATGCGCCTTGTCGGTCCTGCGCGACGGTGTCAACGCCGGCCGCATTCAGCGCGATGCCGAGGTCGTGGTGTTCAATACGGGCAGCGGGGCCTCCTATCGGGCGTGAACCGCACGCCGTGTCGGCCGGTGCTCAAGCGACCGAAGTCCATGGAATTGATTGACTTCGGGCCTCACGCCTCGTATTATTTCTCAAGTCGGCGGCAACCCTTCCGTTGCCGCCGACCTGATTTCTGGGGGAGGGCCATCGGGCTGCTTCCCCGGTTTCGTCCCGGGCTATGGTTCGCGTTACGCACGTCGAGCCGGGGAGTATTGCCGATCAGGTCGGCATCGTTCCCGGCACTGAACTCCTTGCCATCAACGAACGGCCGCTGGAGGACTTCCTCGATTGGGAGTTCCTGACGGCCGACGAGGCGTTCGTGGTGTCGGCTCGTCTCCCGGATGGTGCCCCGGTCGAGTACGAGATCGAGCGGGAAGATGGCGACTCGATGGGGGTGGAGCTGGCGCCGCCCACCGTGCGTCGCTGCGCGAACCGGTGCGAGTTCTGTTTCATCGAAGGGCTCCCGAAGGGGCTCCGCAAGGGGCTCTACATTCGCGACGACGATTATCGGCTGTCCTTCGCATACGGCAACTTCGCGACGCTCTCCAACGTGAAGGAGCGCGACATCGCGCGCATTCTGGAGTACCGCCTCTCGCCCTTGTACGTGTCGGTGCATGCGACGCCCTGGGAGGCACGCAAGGTGCTGCTCAACAACCCGCGCGTGCCCAACATTCTCGAGCAGCTGACGCGTCTGGCGGAGGGAGGTATTCAGTTCCATTGCCAGATGGTCATCGTGCCGGGGCTCAATGACGGCGACGTGCTCGAGCAGTCGCTGGCCGACCTCTGGGCGCTCGAGGAGGCCGTGCTCTCCGTGGCGCTGGTGCCGGTGGGGGTCACCCAGTTCTCGCATCTGTACACCGGCAAGTCCATGGACGCGCGACAGGCCGTCGTGCTGCTCGACGCGGTGCATCGGTGGGAAGAACGGGCGTTGTCGGAGCGCGACGATCGCTGGGTGTTCGGCTCGGACGAGCTGTACCTGCTGGCGGGGGTCGATCTGCCGGGGGTCGAGCATTACGGCGAGTTCTCACAGATCGAGAACGGCGTGGGGGCCGTGACGTCGCTGCGCGCGCGCGTGCGCGACGGTCTGTCGCAGCTGCCCCGTCTCGACGGCAAGCGCATCGGCGTGGTGACCGGCACCTCCATGGCACCGCTCATGCCGGAACTGCTCGAGCAGCTTGCCGACGTGACCGGGGCGGCCTTCGTCCTCATTCCCACCGAGAATTCGCTGTTCGGGCCCACCACCACCACGGCGGGGCTCCTCGTGGGGGCCGATATCCGCCGGGCGCTCGCCGACCGGACCGATCTCGACCTGGCGCTCATTCCCGCCGAATGCATCAACGACAACGGCCTGTTCCTCGACGAGGAGCAGTTCATTGCCGTGCGCGAGTCGTTGCCCATGCCGGTGTTTCCCTCGTACGACTTCATTGACGCGCTCGTGCCCGAAGGGGATGCGGCGGTCGTTCCCGCTGCCCGATCTCACGCATGAGTCTCCCTGTCGTTGCCATTGTCGGTCGCCCCAACGTGGGCAAGTCGCATCTCTTCAACCGCATCATCGGTGAGGCCACCGCCATCGTCAGTGACGAGGCGGGCACCACGCGCGATCGGCACTTCGGCGAGGCCGAATGGGCGGGGCACCACTTCTGGCTCGTCGATACCGGCGGGCTCGTCGAGGATTCCGATCTGCCCATGGATCTCGCCATTCGTCACCAGGTCATGGAGGCGATTGAAGAGGCGGACCTCATGCTCTTCGTGTGCGACGCCAAGGTGGGGGTGCACCCCAGTGATGCCCGCATCATGGACCTGCTGCGGAATGCGCAGAAGCCGTGGCTGCTGGTGGCCAACAAGGTCGACAACCCCGAGAGCACCGACTTCTACGAGTTCTATCGACTCGGGGTGCCCGATGTGTACCCGGTCTCCGCATCGAACGGCAAGGGCTCGGGCGATCTGCTCGATGCCGTGGTCAATGCCATTCCCGAAACCAGCGAAGAACGCCCCGAGGCCATTCGTGTGGCGGTCATCGGACGGCCGAATGTGGGGAAGTCGAGCTTCGTGAACCGCCTCCTTGGTGAAGAACGGCTGGTGGTGAGCGATGAGTCCGGGACGACCCGCGATGCCATCGATGCTCCCATGCGCTACAAGGAGACCGATCTCATCTTCGTGGACACGGCCGGTCTGCGTCGTCAGGCGCGAATCGACGATGGCGTGGAGTTCTATTCGTCGTTGCGTACGCGCCGCGCCATCGACTCGGCCGATGTGTGCGTGCTCATGATCGACAGCACCGAGGGATTGCAGAACCAGGATCTCAAGATCGCCACCATGGCGTGGGAGGCGGGACGTGGCCTCATCCTGGTGCTCAACAAGTGGGACCTCTACGAGGACAAGACCGACAAGAGCGCCGACAAGTTCCGCAAGGAGTGCATCGAGAAGGCGCCCTATCTGGGCTTCGTGCCGTTTCTCTTTACGAGTGCCCTCACCGGCCAACGCGTCACCAAGGCGCTCGA
This genomic stretch from Gemmatimonas sp. harbors:
- the der gene encoding ribosome biogenesis GTPase Der, with the protein product MSLPVVAIVGRPNVGKSHLFNRIIGEATAIVSDEAGTTRDRHFGEAEWAGHHFWLVDTGGLVEDSDLPMDLAIRHQVMEAIEEADLMLFVCDAKVGVHPSDARIMDLLRNAQKPWLLVANKVDNPESTDFYEFYRLGVPDVYPVSASNGKGSGDLLDAVVNAIPETSEERPEAIRVAVIGRPNVGKSSFVNRLLGEERLVVSDESGTTRDAIDAPMRYKETDLIFVDTAGLRRQARIDDGVEFYSSLRTRRAIDSADVCVLMIDSTEGLQNQDLKIATMAWEAGRGLILVLNKWDLYEDKTDKSADKFRKECIEKAPYLGFVPFLFTSALTGQRVTKALDLVLEVQTQRTRRISTSQVNDALGEMIARRQPPQAAGREVKLNYATQVEVEPPTIAVFGNHPELIPEHYIRFLHNGFREKWGFTGSPLRIIMRRKNS
- a CDS encoding threonine synthase is translated as MTTASWTLRCSACDTPAPLERASLCGSCGQPLFARYAPVARHTPLADRWDMWRYAPFMPLLAGESPVTLGEGLTPLIDAPALAQAVGVRKLWIKDEAQNPTGSFKARGMSAAVTRARAAGVPGLVVPTAGNAGAALAAYAAAAEMKVRVIAPRTTPRPILDTIDAMGAELVRIDGHIGDAGKMALAYAAESGYFAISTLREPYRVEGMKTMGFELAEQLGWRVPDVVVYPTGGGEGTVGIWKALQELAAGGWIAADRVQPQYVVAQAAGCAPIARAFDAGADKAEPWVDPVTHASGLRVPSPLGDRLVLRIMRETGGFAATATEEAIREWTRVLATATGIDAAPEDGCALSVLRDGVNAGRIQRDAEVVVFNTGSGASYRA
- a CDS encoding DUF512 domain-containing protein, whose amino-acid sequence is MVRVTHVEPGSIADQVGIVPGTELLAINERPLEDFLDWEFLTADEAFVVSARLPDGAPVEYEIEREDGDSMGVELAPPTVRRCANRCEFCFIEGLPKGLRKGLYIRDDDYRLSFAYGNFATLSNVKERDIARILEYRLSPLYVSVHATPWEARKVLLNNPRVPNILEQLTRLAEGGIQFHCQMVIVPGLNDGDVLEQSLADLWALEEAVLSVALVPVGVTQFSHLYTGKSMDARQAVVLLDAVHRWEERALSERDDRWVFGSDELYLLAGVDLPGVEHYGEFSQIENGVGAVTSLRARVRDGLSQLPRLDGKRIGVVTGTSMAPLMPELLEQLADVTGAAFVLIPTENSLFGPTTTTAGLLVGADIRRALADRTDLDLALIPAECINDNGLFLDEEQFIAVRESLPMPVFPSYDFIDALVPEGDAAVVPAARSHA